A stretch of DNA from Perognathus longimembris pacificus isolate PPM17 chromosome 14, ASM2315922v1, whole genome shotgun sequence:
GTTTGAAAATAAATCGAGAGCCAGTAGTAGTCATTCCCACAGGGCCTTAAATATAAGCGGAACAGTTCTCCTTGGAACAACAGCTGGCATCTCTGGAATATCAGCAAACTTGGTATTCATAAGTTGCTTCAAAGTCAGTTATGATACTTTGAAGACATTTACATCATTGGCTACACTTCCATTTTTATCTTCAGTAGTTACTTACAAACTCCTTGTAACTGATGCTTTGTGTTTAGGTAACATAAGCAAGGAAAATTGTGCCCTGAGAAGTTTGCTTGTTAGTATAATGTGTGGCGTGTTGCATCCCActgctttggctttttctaaAAATGGATGTCTTGCAGTCAAGTACCACACAGTCCCACTGCCACCAAAAGGAAGAGTTTTACTCCACAGGGTGCTGTTTTGTCAAGTGGATATAAAACTAATGATGATTCCTCTGATCTTCCAGACATGTTTTGGACTATTTAATGGTCTACAACATTATGCAATATATGAAAGAACACTTGAAAACTATATGTAAAGAACAATGAATGGAAGCTAACACagcagaatgatttttttttcactgaagacaTAGCCATTgctgaaagaatgaaaaataactcCTGTTTCTGTTCTATTTGCCTGGTATATGTCAGACacttaataaatatgtaataattcaatgaatgttatttttaaaaaaagaaagaaaatggccattctaactgggataagGTAGaacctcaattttgttttgatttgcatttcttttatagccagagatgttgaacatatcTTCATCTGTCTATTGGCtagtcttatttcttcttcagagaagtctctctttgtttgtgtttttttttttttttggccagtcctgggccttgaactcagggcctgagcactgtccctggcttccttttgctcaaggctagcactctgccacttgagccacagcgccacttctggccattttctgtatatgtggtgctggggaattgaacccagggcctcatgtatacgaggcaagctctcttgccactaggccatatccccagcccagagaagtctctctttaagtcttttgcctacttattaatggggttgttTTTGAGGAGTTGTTTTGggagttaattttttgagctctaagtatatttttgacatgaggcccttgtctgttgtgtagCTAGCTTTAATAacttagcatttaaaaaatatcaaaacatGAACTACATTTTTCAAATGCAAACAATACATGAAAATCATTTAATTCATAAATGTGATGTTGATCTAAGTTCACAATCTGTTATAGAAATTAACAATGAGAGACCAAATTTACTTTAAACCTTATTGTGAAAGATGATTTTCTGGCTGCTATTCCCATGAGGGAAATGGTTGGTACTGTTTGTACCTTTAAGATCATAGTACAAAAGAATTAAGTAAACACAGTAAGAAAGGTAAGACAAATATAACctttattctcttttaaaaatccatCAAATAGCATCTGGAactacattcattcatttaattagATAGTCTCATTAGAATTTCATGGTCTTGTTTAGCATTTTATAGCAACAGACTGATATTCTATAAGTGCCAGCAAAATACATAGTAGCCTTCAACTATATGGTGAAAGTAATAGGGCTGGACTAGTGAGCTGCCTGATCAAACATTCATCACAAATATGATTAAAGTAATTGTAATGATCAGATTTTCATAGTGTTAGACTACAATACTTAGTTGAACACTAAAATGTATCACATTCAGGAATTGGAAAGCCAACACATTGAAATGACTAAAGTTATTtcacatatgtggaaatgaaacaGACTCTTAAATTACTATATTCTCGTAGAAGATCCAAGACAGGCATCAATGAGTTGTATGCTGTCCAATCATTAGTATTTATCAACAAACTAGAGGAAGCTATCACAAAAAATCAATGTAAATTGTTCAATAGTTGACTACTAAAAAATATAAGACACAGTTCAAGACCTTGTACTGCCTTAAGAAATGAGACAGTAGGAAGAGTAGTAACTAGCAGGCAGCTGTAATAATTAGCAGGACTGGAGAAATCTGGCAAACAGCAAATAAGTGCTCTCAAAACAATGGCTAGGATGACATCACtaagttttatttaaaagttaTTGTAACATAAAAGgaagattttaagaaaaatatatccCATTGCTTCTTAAAAGTAACTTAATGTCGATTCTAGTCTATATTTGATTTGATAACATAAGTTAAATTCTCTTAGGTATAAACAAGAGTTCAGACATCAAAGTGTACTGAGGGAGGTGAGGAAATGCAGGTGCCTTTAGGTTAACAACTTTCCCTCTAAGATCACACACAGCTTTCTTACTCTAAGGTTCTTAGCCATGCAAACTGGCCTAGCATTTTACATAGCATCTGGCAAAGTCGGCCCAAACACAGAATGAGTGAACACGAATCCAGCCCTGCAAATCTGCACCCTAACTAGTGTGCTAGTCACAGCATGgtcttttcattcatttcacaGAGCTTCCTGTGTTTaagacagagtgctagccagaaGCTGAAGTCTTGTGATCATCACTGCTCCTAGAAAGAAACTACTGCCTgaaactctgaactcaggcaccTACTGTCGGGTAAAGGTCCCAAAATTCCCACGGGGAATCTCCACAGAAGTTTAAGCATGCTCAAGCTTTAGTGGGTCAGACCCTGTGGGGTTGATAACTCCTAATCTACCCCCTTCCGATTCTGCTGATTACCTGTGggcctttctccccccccccccccccaataacccCACGAAAAACGTCACACTCTAACAAAAGCATTGGATCAGAACAAGCAGCCTAGTTCTGGGTCTCTGATCTTGAATCATCCATTTCATATCAATAGGTCTCTCAGTTCCTCCCTCTGATAGGTGTTGACTGAGAATCTTCTCCTTATAGCTTTGGAATGCTACAGACATTAAGGACTAGACACATCCACGCAGTCacgaagaaggaagaaaatgtgcgAGCCCTGTTCCATTCTGAAGTTCATTCAAACACCCCATCAGGACAgtagacaggcagaaagagggcGATTCATTTCTCTGAGCCCCTGGTCCACAGAGGGGAGCGAAGCAGGGTGAGTTTGAAATTGCCCAAGCAGCGGTCCAGATTTTGGGGAGCGGGAAGGAGACGGCTGGCTTCAATCGTCCTCCTCGTCTTCGTTCTGGTCCTGGTAGCGGATGTAGACGACCAGCATGACAAAGCCCACGAGGATGCAGAGGGAGCCGACGACCAAGTAGGCGATCCCCAAGAAGGGATTCTTCCCCCCCATCCACGAGATGTTGCTGAAGATGATGAGCTTGTGGCCGCCGAAGGCGCGGACCGGGTAGTTGTAGGTAATGTTGACCCGGTAGGCGCCCCGGGGCAGCCCGGCCGTGTAGTCGCCCTGGCGGATGCGCGCGTACAGCTTGCGGAAGGTGGGCAGCGCGGCGGTGCGCATCCACACCACGAAATCCTGGTTGATGAAGCCAGTATTGTTGGGGTCGGGGCTGAGCTCGTAGACAGGCCGGTGCCAATTGGGCGGAGGCGCCGTGCCGCGGAACGCCAGCGCCAGGCTGCCGTTCACCAGCGGCGGGTTTCGGAACTTGACGTGGTAGTCTGTCCACCAGGCGATGGCGGTGCGATCCAGATGCACCTCCTCGAAGGGTCCCCCGGGCCGGCGCTGGTGCCAGAGCGAGAAGGTGTCATTGAAAAGGCTGTTGGCGATGGCGCCGCAGGGCGCGACGGGCAGGCCGGCGGCGCTGAACTGGTACGGGGCGCACTCGTTGGCCGGGTGGCGCAGCGCGCTCTGCAGCCCGCTGAGCTGCGCGTCGTCGCGGGACACCCCGTAGCGCCGATTGTTCTGGTAGAAGTTGGACAGCTCGTAGTACAGGTACACGGGGCCCGGGAAGAGCTCGGGCAGCGAGAAGTACCAGGCGCACGAACACTTGGGCGGCGGCGCGCGGCCCTGACCGAGGGCGGCACATACCGAGCAGTTGCCGGTGCCCGGGTTGCCCGTGTAGTCGTACTCGAGCTCCTTGATGCCGTTGGAGGAGTAGTAGAGACCCAGGCCCAGGCCGATGAACGCCAGGCCCGCGCAGAAGAAGAGCGGCAGCGTGATGCTGGCCGACAGCAGCGGCTGCCAGGCCGGGAGGCGCTGCTGGGTGAAGGCGGTGTTGTCGGGCTGGTGCGCGCCCCGCGCCGTGGCGCTCCAGGTCATGGTGGCCACGCGGGACCCGCCGCGCCCACCCACCCGGGAGCGCTCCGGTGGGGCCGGCGGAGGAGCGCCCCTTTCTCTGCTCTGGGTGGACCCGAGGGCTACACTCGGCGCCGACTTCAGGCTAGCTCAGGTGTGTTTTtcctctggccccgccccctaCCCAGGCGCAGGTGAGTCTTCAGTTCCTGGATCTCGGAAACGTCCCCGGAGGTTGTAGTTCCGCCTCGGCCGAGGGATCCGAGTTGACTCCGCCCCCTGCGGGGGAACTCTGAGCCCGCCCCACTCCATCTGAGGTGAaccggcgggcgggggagggcgggagaaggcggggaaggagggagggctagATGGGGTTCCTGCTTGGTGTGGCTGGTCAGGTTCACCTTTCCTTTCGGTGCCGGTTCCCCGCGCTGGCTCCTCCTTCTCCGGGGTGAGTGACTTGGCCTCAGGCTGCCTCTGAGTGGCTCCTACCTGGATCAGGTTAACTCCTTTCTCTTCCGGCTTTCAAGTTAACAGGGCGTTCCTGTGCCAGTTTACCCTAAATCATAGGCGCTTCAGAGACTAGAAGAATTCTGCCTGTCCTTATTGTTTAGAGGAAGGGTTCTGGATTCTTTTGTCTTTGCAGGTTAATTTATATTCCCCTTTCAGTCCGCTTTCAGCCACAAATTGCCATGCCCTGGGAATTACTTTATGGCAAATCTGTTTCAGATTCTAAATTCAACTCTTTCAATCATATTCtagctttaaaaacaacaacaacaacaaacatgatATTCTGGCCAGATGTTCCAAGCTGGCTGCAAAACTAAGAAAGGTAAAAAGTCCTCTAACTATAGGATAACTCTTGAAACAAGAGAATCAGGCccagtgcccatggctcacgcctctaatcctggatattcaggaggctgagatttgaggattgccgttcgaagccagcatgggcagacaaatctgactctCATcttgtcagaagtggagctatggatcaagtggtagagcacccgggCCTTGAattgaagggggtggggggaatatcAAAGCTAGCATCTTCCCTAGCTGATGGAAAAGCCACCCAGGAGAAAATGTGCTGGACTAGGTGATcagtatgtgattttttt
This window harbors:
- the Tmem30b gene encoding cell cycle control protein 50B, with product MTWSATARGAHQPDNTAFTQQRLPAWQPLLSASITLPLFFCAGLAFIGLGLGLYYSSNGIKELEYDYTGNPGTGNCSVCAALGQGRAPPPKCSCAWYFSLPELFPGPVYLYYELSNFYQNNRRYGVSRDDAQLSGLQSALRHPANECAPYQFSAAGLPVAPCGAIANSLFNDTFSLWHQRRPGGPFEEVHLDRTAIAWWTDYHVKFRNPPLVNGSLALAFRGTAPPPNWHRPVYELSPDPNNTGFINQDFVVWMRTAALPTFRKLYARIRQGDYTAGLPRGAYRVNITYNYPVRAFGGHKLIIFSNISWMGGKNPFLGIAYLVVGSLCILVGFVMLVVYIRYQDQNEDEEDD
- the LOC125363012 gene encoding complex I assembly factor TMEM126B, mitochondrial-like, translating into MFENKSRASSSHSHRALNISGTVLLGTTAGISGISANLVFISCFKVSYDTLKTFTSLATLPFLSSVVTYKLLVTDALCLGNISKENCALRSLLVSIMCGVLHPTALAFSKNGCLAVKYHTVPLPPKGRVLLHRVLFCQVDIKLMMIPLIFQTCFGLFNGLQHYAIYERPRKKLLPETLNSGTYCRVKVPKFPRGISTEV